The proteins below are encoded in one region of Shewanella putrefaciens:
- the gshB gene encoding glutathione synthase, with product MIKLGIVMDPISEINIKKDSSFAMLMAAQDRGYQLFYMEMADLAMVNGVAMANMRPLTVINDASKWFELGEAKDTPMSELDVILMRKDPPFDTEFIYATYMLERAEEQGVLIVNKPQSLRDANEKLFTAWFSEFTPETIVTRDAKRIRAFHQAKGDIILKPLDGMGGTSIFRVKQDDPNLGVIIETLTSYGQQYAMAQTFIPEITKGDKRILVVDGEPVPYALARIPMKGETRGNLAAGGSGVAQPLSDSDWAIARAIGPELKKRGLIFVGLDVIGDKLTEINVTSPTCIREIQAAFDVDITGMLMDAIEARIQAKA from the coding sequence ATGATAAAACTCGGCATTGTGATGGACCCCATCAGTGAGATCAACATTAAGAAAGACTCCAGTTTTGCCATGTTAATGGCCGCGCAGGACAGAGGTTATCAGCTGTTTTATATGGAAATGGCCGATCTTGCCATGGTCAACGGCGTGGCGATGGCCAATATGCGTCCGTTAACTGTCATCAATGATGCGAGCAAATGGTTTGAACTCGGCGAAGCGAAAGACACGCCGATGAGCGAACTCGACGTGATCTTAATGCGTAAAGACCCGCCATTCGATACTGAGTTTATCTACGCCACTTACATGCTTGAGCGCGCCGAAGAGCAAGGCGTGTTAATCGTCAACAAGCCGCAAAGCCTACGCGACGCTAACGAAAAGCTATTCACCGCATGGTTTAGCGAATTTACCCCAGAAACGATCGTGACCCGCGATGCCAAGCGTATCCGCGCTTTCCACCAAGCTAAGGGCGATATCATTCTTAAGCCTTTAGATGGCATGGGCGGCACCTCGATTTTTCGCGTGAAGCAGGATGACCCCAACCTTGGGGTGATCATCGAAACCTTGACCAGCTACGGCCAACAATATGCCATGGCGCAAACCTTTATCCCTGAAATTACTAAAGGCGATAAACGCATTTTAGTGGTCGATGGTGAGCCTGTGCCCTACGCGCTTGCGCGTATCCCAATGAAAGGCGAAACCCGTGGCAACTTAGCCGCCGGCGGAAGCGGTGTGGCGCAGCCTTTATCCGACAGCGATTGGGCGATTGCCCGTGCTATTGGTCCTGAGCTTAAAAAACGTGGACTGATTTTTGTTGGCCTCGATGTGATAGGTGACAAGCTGACAGAGATAAACGTGACTAGCCCAACCTGTATCCGTGAGATCCAAGCGGCATTCGATGTCGACATCACGGGCATGTTAATGGATGCTATCGAAGCACGCATTCAAGCCAAAGCATAA
- the rsmE gene encoding 16S rRNA (uracil(1498)-N(3))-methyltransferase produces MRVPRIYQPQPLAIHQQLNLDEDGAAHIGKVLRMGNGEQISLFNGDGNDYLAEIVDAGKKHVTVKLLSCEANLSESPLNLHLGQVISRGDRMEFTIQKSVELGVNTITPLFSDRCGVKLNSERLEKKIQQWQKIVISACEQSGRSQVPVVRPAMDLHDWCSEPTSALKLNLHPRAAHGINGLDLAHTRVRLLIGPEGGLSAEEIAMTETYQFTDVLLGPRVLRTETASLTAITALQLRFGDLG; encoded by the coding sequence ATGAGAGTCCCAAGAATTTATCAACCTCAGCCATTAGCCATCCATCAACAACTGAACCTAGACGAAGATGGCGCGGCCCATATAGGTAAAGTGCTGCGTATGGGCAACGGTGAGCAGATCAGTCTATTCAATGGCGATGGCAATGATTATCTGGCTGAAATTGTCGATGCGGGTAAAAAGCATGTCACAGTGAAACTGCTTTCCTGTGAGGCAAATCTATCTGAGTCGCCACTCAACCTGCACTTAGGCCAAGTGATTTCCCGTGGCGATAGAATGGAATTTACCATTCAAAAATCGGTCGAGCTTGGGGTAAATACCATTACGCCGCTATTTTCAGATCGCTGCGGCGTAAAACTCAATAGCGAACGCCTAGAGAAAAAAATTCAGCAATGGCAGAAAATCGTCATTAGCGCCTGTGAGCAATCGGGTCGCAGCCAAGTGCCCGTGGTTCGCCCGGCGATGGACTTGCACGATTGGTGCAGTGAGCCGACCTCGGCGCTAAAACTCAATCTGCACCCTAGGGCCGCACACGGTATCAATGGCTTAGATTTAGCCCATACCCGCGTACGTTTATTAATTGGCCCAGAGGGCGGTTTGTCGGCGGAAGAAATCGCCATGACGGAAACCTATCAATTTACCGATGTATTGCTTGGCCCCAGAGTGCTGCGCACCGAAACCGCCTCGCTCACCGCCATTACGGCACTGCAACTCAGATTTGGTGATTTAGGCTGA
- the endA gene encoding endonuclease EndA, protein MNKASLTVNSRRLLLCLITWAATLSVPASASVSHPSSFSQAKTKSQALYAGSRQGTLPAVSFYCGCDIQIKGKSWKPDLASCGYQVRKQETRANRIEWEHIVPAWEFGHQLQCWQKGGRKNCADNSNEFNKMEADMHNLVPAIGEVNGDRSNFRFSQWNGKADQYGQCAMVIDFKNRQAQPPANARGKIARTYLYMQQTYGLKIASQQLKLFKAWDKSYPVDTIECKRDNAIAQTQGNHNPFVQNACNAPPLRQQLAE, encoded by the coding sequence TTGAACAAAGCTTCTTTAACCGTTAATTCACGGCGCCTCTTGCTGTGCCTAATCACTTGGGCGGCAACCTTATCCGTGCCCGCCAGCGCCTCAGTGTCACACCCCAGCAGTTTTAGCCAAGCCAAAACGAAATCGCAGGCACTCTACGCCGGCAGTCGCCAAGGTACGCTGCCCGCCGTCAGCTTTTACTGTGGCTGCGATATTCAGATCAAAGGCAAATCCTGGAAGCCCGATCTCGCCAGCTGCGGTTATCAAGTGCGTAAACAGGAAACCCGCGCCAACCGTATTGAATGGGAACACATAGTGCCCGCCTGGGAATTTGGCCATCAACTCCAATGTTGGCAAAAGGGCGGACGTAAAAACTGTGCCGATAACAGCAATGAATTTAATAAGATGGAAGCGGACATGCACAACTTAGTGCCCGCCATCGGTGAAGTGAATGGCGATCGCAGCAACTTCCGCTTTAGCCAATGGAACGGTAAGGCCGACCAATATGGCCAATGTGCTATGGTCATCGATTTTAAGAATCGTCAGGCGCAGCCCCCCGCCAATGCCCGCGGCAAAATAGCCAGAACCTACCTCTATATGCAGCAAACCTATGGGCTTAAAATTGCTTCACAACAATTAAAATTGTTTAAGGCATGGGATAAAAGCTATCCAGTTGATACTATTGAATGCAAACGTGATAACGCCATAGCGCAGACCCAAGGCAACCATAACCCCTTTGTGCAAAATGCCTGCAATGCGCCACCACTGCGTCAACAACTAGCCGAGTAA
- a CDS encoding SprT family zinc-dependent metalloprotease has translation MLKPAELLNALRRRSSEALAPLTKSTYAALGQSQDESQVKTSPPTPNRAQAHIFTGSSRPLSSLQMQVLERIEACYQEAEAYLKRSFPRPVTQFSLRGKSAGTAHLQQNRLRFNPVLLRENSEAFLAEVVPHEICHLLCFQLFGKTKPHGKEWQSLMLTVFKVNPSTTHSFNTASVAGNDVEYRCACGPIRLSIRRHNKVLRGESRYLCKRCKTHLTAI, from the coding sequence ATGTTGAAACCCGCAGAATTACTCAATGCCCTACGCCGCCGAAGCAGTGAAGCACTTGCGCCACTGACAAAATCGACATATGCAGCCTTGGGCCAAAGCCAAGATGAGTCGCAGGTCAAAACGAGTCCACCAACACCCAATCGGGCTCAGGCGCATATTTTTACCGGTTCATCGCGCCCACTCTCATCCCTGCAAATGCAAGTACTCGAGCGAATTGAAGCCTGCTATCAAGAGGCAGAGGCATACCTCAAACGCAGCTTCCCACGGCCAGTGACACAATTTAGCCTGAGGGGTAAGAGTGCGGGTACGGCGCATTTGCAGCAGAATCGCCTGCGATTCAACCCCGTTCTGCTACGGGAAAACAGCGAAGCTTTTCTAGCAGAGGTCGTGCCCCACGAAATTTGTCATTTACTGTGTTTTCAGCTGTTTGGCAAAACCAAACCCCACGGTAAAGAATGGCAATCTTTGATGCTAACGGTATTTAAGGTCAATCCCAGTACCACCCACAGCTTCAATACCGCATCGGTTGCGGGTAATGATGTCGAGTATCGCTGCGCCTGTGGCCCCATACGCCTGAGTATTCGCCGCCATAACAAAGTGCTACGGGGTGAAAGCCGTTATCTCTGTAAACGCTGTAAGACCCATTTAACTGCGATCTAG
- the blaOXA gene encoding class D beta-lactamase — translation MRLFAISAALVASAILVAPAFASTAAKKEWQETRAWDAIFTQQHTQSEQALSQQTQPQQALPKPVQGVVVLWNENKQQGFSNNLKRANQSYLPASTFKIPNSLIALDLGVVKNEHQVFKWDGKTRDIAAWNRDHDLISAMKYSVVPIYQDFARQIGEARMGKMLDAFDYGNEDISGNLDSFWLDGNIRISATEQIEFLRKLYHNKLHVSERSQRIVKQAMLTEANGNYIIRAKTGYSVRIEPKIGWWVGWVELDDNVWFFAMNMDMPTADGLPLRQAITKAVLRQEKIIP, via the coding sequence ATGCGTTTGTTCGCTATATCGGCTGCGCTGGTGGCGTCTGCTATCTTGGTAGCCCCAGCTTTTGCCTCTACTGCGGCTAAGAAGGAGTGGCAAGAAACCCGAGCTTGGGATGCCATTTTTACTCAGCAGCATACTCAATCCGAGCAAGCTCTGTCACAACAAACTCAGCCTCAACAAGCTCTGCCAAAACCTGTTCAGGGCGTAGTGGTGTTATGGAACGAAAATAAACAGCAAGGGTTTAGCAATAATCTTAAACGTGCCAACCAAAGCTATTTACCTGCATCGACCTTTAAGATCCCCAACAGTTTGATTGCCCTCGATCTTGGGGTTGTGAAGAATGAGCACCAAGTCTTTAAATGGGATGGTAAAACCCGTGATATCGCCGCTTGGAATCGCGACCATGATCTGATTAGCGCGATGAAGTATTCGGTCGTGCCCATCTATCAAGATTTTGCTCGCCAAATTGGCGAAGCTCGCATGGGCAAAATGCTCGATGCCTTCGATTATGGTAATGAGGATATTTCGGGAAACTTAGACAGCTTTTGGTTGGACGGCAATATTCGGATCTCAGCCACTGAGCAAATTGAATTTTTGCGTAAGCTGTACCACAACAAGCTGCATGTGTCTGAGCGCAGTCAGCGTATCGTTAAGCAGGCCATGCTGACCGAAGCGAATGGCAACTATATTATCCGTGCCAAAACCGGATACTCAGTCAGAATTGAACCTAAAATTGGCTGGTGGGTTGGTTGGGTAGAACTCGATGATAATGTGTGGTTTTTCGCAATGAATATGGATATGCCAACGGCGGATGGTTTGCCATTACGTCAAGCCATCACTAAGGCCGTATTGAGACAGGAAAAAATTATTCCTTAA
- a CDS encoding LysR family transcriptional regulator: MPDLNGMMLFAAVVRAKGFSQAARETGHPKSTISRKIAQLEEQLGVRLLQRDTRNLSLTQVGALFYQHCDSIRNEVEAAKAVIENTHDDVSGSLRIAIPVSFSQELIANLCSGFMRLYPNVELDVQFTDNDIGLVGEGYDIAIKYGPLQSSDLVARLLFERQPILVASPGYLKLRGTPATPQELSQHSGILLGTSRSAPIWPLGKGTRKTMVNFQRKVRVNSPIMVKQLAIDDFGIAMLSNSACKNELANGQLVPILQEWPIEPFKVYGVYSSRRQLATNISVFLDFFVKRFSSQESLQSLMG, translated from the coding sequence ATGCCAGATTTAAACGGTATGATGCTATTTGCAGCCGTAGTGAGAGCGAAGGGATTCTCCCAAGCTGCACGTGAAACAGGCCACCCAAAATCCACCATCAGTCGCAAAATCGCGCAGCTTGAAGAACAACTTGGCGTGCGATTATTACAGCGCGACACCCGCAACTTAAGTTTGACTCAAGTCGGGGCACTCTTTTATCAACACTGTGATTCCATTCGCAATGAGGTGGAAGCGGCCAAGGCTGTTATCGAGAATACTCACGATGATGTGTCAGGGTCATTACGGATTGCGATCCCTGTGTCATTTAGCCAAGAATTAATCGCTAACCTCTGTAGCGGATTTATGCGTTTATATCCTAATGTGGAATTAGATGTCCAGTTTACCGACAACGATATAGGTTTAGTGGGTGAAGGATATGACATAGCTATCAAATATGGCCCGTTGCAATCCTCTGATCTCGTCGCCCGCTTACTGTTTGAACGTCAACCAATTCTAGTGGCAAGTCCGGGGTATTTGAAACTCAGGGGCACCCCTGCTACGCCCCAGGAACTCAGTCAACACAGTGGCATTTTATTAGGCACCTCACGCTCGGCACCTATCTGGCCCTTAGGTAAGGGAACCCGCAAAACCATGGTTAACTTTCAGCGTAAAGTGCGGGTCAATAGCCCGATCATGGTAAAACAGCTCGCTATTGATGATTTTGGCATCGCCATGCTGTCAAATTCTGCCTGTAAGAATGAGCTTGCCAATGGACAACTAGTCCCTATTTTACAGGAATGGCCAATCGAGCCCTTTAAGGTCTACGGTGTATATTCCAGCCGTCGCCAACTCGCCACTAATATCAGCGTGTTTTTGGACTTCTTTGTAAAACGTTTTAGCAGCCAAGAAAGCCTGCAATCCTTAATGGGCTAA
- a CDS encoding biotin carboxylase N-terminal domain-containing protein: protein MTSNNQPTHMTQAQTPDPLFLQAEHLAKDFSLFPKHSKQSLSDEIKGLLSEDAIQANLKDLASLDVDGYVAKVIQPTQDKGRPGAKRIIADLKGRLITETHLGSFYSAEVELNFGSRTRRIGFIAQERTTANGAWMPEHHYAACKAIRHFAELSMPIIYLIDTPGADAGEIANSQNQAHSISKAIAESANVDVPTVGIVIGAGYSGGAIPLAAANILLSLRDGIFNTIQPQGLQSIARKYNLSWQECAKSVGVSPEELYTSGCIDGIIDFSPSDRDERQHNLRRAIISSIEAVERAAMNFVRESSDLREHYDRSLARFLNPSKNLMALELNAELAVASSPTMHLNLFGSAYRYLRYLTLRSRIHSISQEQYGRLSRASVPEGDLLARIQQEQDRVFQAWLSSPDKLVYDEDLNKLWANFVTKRDEVSTERNMLTRLILGEPKENYKKARKALLFNIGWSLYHRWKSNAANNFKGLIQHLENLPKSVTQAKWPELNQLTVLDVVVNEELREDFIWQCHNILIFNALYDNVVGSLASIAKEAMMSKSLSRNSVNNLLHKSIDHALSTQDTANDKAKFYKWLKYFMGQSNRADLLVRVEQWKSVGFPQLNDSLFVVLTYFFERLLPEYFDSESDTSKYTGAINPVRIGRRKDFWNRLTMGYQDLLIQKVLRDEKRAGNMTWENIIKQFFTRFDEINGDKMSANLLNFPGFRLSIEDALDKGIRPCGLITGIADFKEKGQKVRVGVAVSNTAFQAGAFDMASAEKFSALLIECAKRKLPVVCFISSGGMQTKEGAAALFSMAVVNDRITRFIRDNELPVLMFGFGDCTGGAQASFVTHPLVQTYYLSGTNMPFAGQMVVPAYLPSTATLSNYLSKVPGAMAGLVHNPFSTTLDSQLASIDPLMPMPTAKINDIIINALSRLVVEAPVEDDVIVQSDPRKLMKPINKVLVHARGCTAVKLIRKAHDNNINVVLVASDPDMTSVPADMLKETDKLVCLGGNTSDESYLNAYSVLKVAEYEQVDALHPGIGFLSESPQFAALCVNNGVNFVGPSVHSMTTMGNKSNAIKTSQAQNVPVVPGSHGILTNAEQAVNVASEIGYPVLLKAVQGGGGKGIQVVKRPEDMIGLFQKTATEAAAAFGNGDLYLEKYVTSLRHIEVQLLRDKFGNAKVLGLRDCSVQRNNQKVVEESGSTMLPEELKKQVLAYTRALGDATDYMGAGTVEFIYNLDANEVYFMEMNTRLQVEHPVTEATSGIDIVSAQFDIAAGRSIEHLEPKEIGYAMEVRVTAEKAALDSHGILQLIPNPGKITECVFPDHPDVEIISIAAPGKEVSPYYDSLIAQIIMRGENREDVIAKLHAYLDSVVLKGIATNIPLLKLILNDGTFKEGVYDTNYLPRFMAELDIPALIAEMEAAAETVSVDTESLRVGESNELKVLAQGAGIFYTSPAPGEPDFVKEGDIVTVEQTLALTEAMKMFSQVNLAGFNRQGAVLYPEDQKYRIERILNSNGQQVSQGDLLFVVSPVEA, encoded by the coding sequence ATGACCAGCAATAATCAGCCCACACACATGACTCAAGCCCAAACGCCCGATCCGCTTTTTTTACAAGCCGAGCATTTGGCAAAGGATTTTTCTCTGTTTCCTAAACACAGTAAACAGAGCTTATCAGATGAAATTAAAGGTCTTTTAAGCGAAGATGCCATTCAGGCAAACTTGAAAGACTTGGCATCTTTAGATGTTGATGGTTACGTTGCGAAAGTGATCCAGCCGACCCAAGATAAAGGTCGTCCGGGGGCTAAGCGTATCATCGCCGATCTTAAGGGCCGTTTGATTACTGAAACTCACTTGGGCTCTTTTTATAGTGCTGAGGTCGAGTTGAACTTTGGTTCACGCACTCGTCGTATTGGTTTTATCGCCCAAGAGCGCACTACCGCAAACGGTGCTTGGATGCCTGAGCATCATTACGCCGCCTGTAAGGCGATTCGCCATTTTGCCGAATTGTCTATGCCAATTATCTATTTAATTGACACCCCAGGGGCGGATGCGGGCGAAATCGCCAACAGCCAAAACCAAGCCCATTCTATTTCTAAAGCCATCGCAGAAAGCGCCAACGTTGACGTACCGACAGTCGGTATCGTTATCGGTGCCGGTTACTCTGGTGGTGCGATTCCATTAGCCGCGGCCAACATTCTGTTGTCACTGCGTGATGGTATTTTCAACACGATTCAACCCCAGGGTCTGCAAAGTATTGCCCGTAAATACAATTTATCCTGGCAAGAATGTGCTAAATCGGTGGGCGTATCGCCAGAAGAGCTTTATACCTCGGGTTGTATCGACGGCATTATTGACTTTTCACCGAGTGATCGTGATGAGCGTCAGCACAATTTACGCCGCGCTATTATCAGCAGTATCGAAGCCGTTGAACGTGCAGCAATGAATTTTGTGCGTGAATCGAGTGATTTACGTGAGCACTATGACCGTAGTTTGGCGCGTTTCCTCAATCCATCGAAGAATCTGATGGCCTTGGAATTGAACGCTGAATTGGCCGTAGCCAGCAGCCCAACCATGCATCTAAACCTGTTTGGTAGTGCGTACCGTTACCTGCGTTATTTAACGCTACGTAGCCGTATCCATTCAATTTCCCAGGAGCAGTATGGTCGTCTGTCCCGTGCGAGTGTGCCAGAAGGTGACTTGTTAGCACGTATCCAACAGGAACAGGACCGCGTATTCCAAGCTTGGTTATCAAGCCCCGATAAATTGGTTTACGACGAAGACTTAAACAAGCTGTGGGCGAACTTTGTTACTAAGCGTGATGAAGTGTCGACCGAGCGTAATATGCTGACCCGTTTGATTTTGGGTGAACCGAAAGAAAACTATAAAAAAGCGCGTAAGGCCTTGTTATTTAACATTGGCTGGTCTTTGTATCACCGCTGGAAGAGCAATGCGGCAAACAACTTCAAAGGGCTTATTCAGCACTTAGAAAATCTGCCAAAGTCAGTGACTCAAGCAAAATGGCCTGAGCTAAATCAACTGACGGTTCTCGATGTAGTAGTGAATGAAGAACTGCGTGAAGACTTTATTTGGCAATGCCATAACATCCTGATTTTTAATGCCTTGTACGACAACGTCGTCGGCAGCTTAGCGTCAATCGCTAAAGAAGCCATGATGTCGAAAAGCCTTTCCCGTAACTCAGTAAACAATTTGCTGCATAAGTCGATTGACCATGCGTTGTCGACCCAAGATACGGCAAATGATAAAGCCAAATTCTACAAGTGGCTCAAATACTTTATGGGTCAATCTAACCGTGCCGATCTATTGGTGCGCGTAGAGCAGTGGAAGAGTGTGGGTTTCCCGCAACTTAACGACAGTTTATTCGTAGTATTGACTTACTTCTTCGAGCGTTTGTTACCCGAGTATTTTGACAGCGAAAGCGATACCAGCAAGTACACTGGCGCGATCAACCCTGTGCGTATCGGTCGTCGTAAGGACTTCTGGAACCGTTTGACCATGGGTTATCAGGATCTGTTAATCCAGAAAGTGCTGCGTGACGAAAAACGTGCCGGCAATATGACCTGGGAAAATATCATCAAGCAATTCTTTACCCGCTTCGATGAGATCAATGGCGACAAAATGTCGGCTAACCTGCTGAACTTCCCTGGTTTCCGTTTATCGATTGAAGACGCATTAGACAAAGGCATTCGTCCTTGTGGTCTGATCACGGGTATTGCTGATTTTAAAGAAAAAGGTCAAAAAGTCCGTGTGGGTGTGGCTGTCTCTAACACCGCATTCCAAGCGGGTGCCTTCGATATGGCGAGCGCCGAGAAATTCTCTGCACTGTTGATCGAGTGTGCTAAACGTAAACTCCCTGTAGTGTGTTTTATCAGCTCGGGTGGTATGCAGACTAAAGAAGGTGCTGCGGCGCTCTTCTCTATGGCGGTAGTGAACGACCGTATCACACGTTTTATTCGTGATAACGAATTACCAGTGTTGATGTTTGGTTTTGGCGACTGTACCGGTGGTGCACAGGCGAGTTTTGTGACTCACCCATTAGTGCAAACCTATTATTTGTCAGGTACTAACATGCCATTCGCAGGTCAAATGGTGGTACCGGCATATTTGCCATCGACTGCGACTCTGTCTAACTACCTGTCTAAAGTGCCAGGAGCAATGGCGGGCTTAGTCCATAACCCATTCAGCACAACCTTAGATAGCCAGTTGGCGAGCATAGATCCTTTGATGCCAATGCCTACGGCTAAAATTAACGACATTATCATCAACGCACTGTCGAGACTCGTGGTTGAAGCGCCAGTTGAAGATGATGTGATCGTCCAAAGCGATCCACGCAAGCTGATGAAGCCAATCAACAAAGTATTGGTTCATGCCCGTGGTTGTACCGCAGTGAAGCTTATTCGTAAGGCCCATGATAATAATATCAATGTGGTATTAGTGGCGTCGGATCCGGATATGACTTCAGTGCCAGCGGATATGCTCAAAGAAACCGACAAGTTAGTGTGTCTCGGGGGTAATACCTCGGACGAAAGTTACTTGAACGCTTACTCAGTGCTGAAAGTGGCCGAATACGAGCAAGTCGATGCACTGCACCCAGGGATTGGTTTCCTATCCGAGAGCCCACAATTTGCGGCCTTGTGTGTGAATAACGGCGTTAACTTTGTTGGTCCTAGCGTGCATTCAATGACGACTATGGGTAATAAATCGAACGCGATTAAAACATCACAAGCGCAAAACGTGCCAGTAGTACCAGGTTCACACGGTATTCTGACCAACGCCGAGCAAGCGGTGAATGTGGCGAGCGAAATTGGCTATCCAGTGCTGCTTAAAGCGGTACAAGGCGGTGGCGGTAAAGGTATTCAGGTCGTTAAACGCCCTGAGGACATGATTGGATTATTCCAAAAGACGGCTACCGAAGCGGCTGCGGCCTTCGGTAACGGCGATTTGTACCTAGAAAAATATGTGACTTCACTGCGTCATATCGAAGTGCAATTACTGCGTGACAAGTTTGGCAACGCCAAAGTGTTAGGTCTGCGTGACTGTTCGGTACAACGTAACAACCAAAAAGTCGTTGAAGAATCTGGCTCAACCATGCTGCCAGAAGAGCTTAAAAAGCAGGTATTGGCTTATACCCGTGCTTTAGGTGATGCGACCGACTACATGGGCGCAGGTACCGTCGAGTTCATCTATAACTTAGATGCAAACGAAGTGTACTTCATGGAAATGAACACCCGTCTGCAGGTTGAGCATCCAGTGACTGAAGCGACTTCTGGCATAGATATCGTGAGTGCACAGTTTGATATCGCTGCGGGCCGCTCGATTGAGCACTTAGAGCCGAAAGAAATTGGCTATGCGATGGAAGTGCGTGTAACGGCTGAAAAGGCCGCGCTCGATAGCCATGGCATACTGCAGCTGATCCCTAATCCAGGCAAGATCACCGAATGTGTGTTCCCTGATCATCCGGATGTGGAAATTATTTCAATTGCAGCGCCAGGCAAAGAAGTTTCGCCATACTACGATAGCTTGATTGCGCAGATCATTATGCGCGGTGAAAACCGTGAAGATGTGATTGCCAAATTACATGCTTATCTGGATAGCGTAGTGCTGAAAGGTATCGCGACAAACATTCCGTTACTTAAGCTCATCTTAAATGACGGCACCTTCAAGGAAGGCGTATACGACACTAACTACCTGCCACGCTTTATGGCTGAGCTTGATATTCCTGCGCTGATCGCAGAAATGGAAGCCGCGGCAGAAACCGTAAGTGTCGATACTGAGTCCCTACGTGTGGGTGAAAGTAACGAACTGAAAGTGTTAGCCCAAGGCGCGGGTATCTTCTATACCTCTCCTGCACCGGGTGAGCCTGATTTCGTGAAAGAAGGCGATATTGTTACCGTTGAGCAAACCTTAGCGTTGACAGAAGCGATGAAGATGTTCTCACAGGTCAACTTGGCCGGCTTTAACCGCCAGGGCGCCGTACTCTATCCTGAGGATCAGAAGTATCGCATCGAGCGCATCCTGAACAGCAATGGCCAGCAAGTGTCCCAAGGTGATTTACTGTTTGTGGTATCACCGGTAGAAGCTTAA
- a CDS encoding diguanylate cyclase, with product MNSRYWLLALCLFSPLKAHAEHLEPTYLRGTQESAETSEMVVRYCVDPDWLPYEAIRDGKHVGISSDYIQYIQSHSPLTFRLVITNSWSETLSFLKDGRCDLTPLLNKTASREQYLHFSQVYFRSPNVLVSLKEQPFLQGFDNIGGRTLAVPKGYRLAEYIHHYYPQVRTITVDSEPEGLEAVLAKRADLFVGSMYSVNAYIQQTGFNDLKIAGWGGPEDELRIGVSLGNEALLPIINRTLEAIDELERIGIYRKWNNVTIIDETNYLLIYQIIAATLLIIFILGSRTYLMSRYNHRLTDKNQQLERLHQQLEEKNTELEFLSTHDPLTKLYNRHYFNRHFMDDHRVSEQVDPGMCLVMVDIDYFKEINDTNGHTIGDKILIELSVLLQRCVRDSDVVARWGGEEFVILCHQSSIPLVQSLCQRIAGTIREHEFSDGVRLTCSFGIAKLVENEPMQSCFERADRALYQAKVQGRDRVFVDEVP from the coding sequence ATGAATAGTCGGTATTGGTTGCTAGCCTTGTGTCTGTTTTCACCTTTGAAGGCACATGCCGAGCACTTGGAGCCCACCTATTTAAGGGGGACACAGGAAAGTGCCGAAACCAGTGAAATGGTTGTTCGCTATTGCGTTGATCCTGACTGGTTGCCCTACGAGGCCATTCGTGACGGCAAGCATGTGGGAATCTCCTCCGACTATATCCAATACATTCAATCCCACTCGCCATTAACATTCCGTTTAGTGATCACTAATTCCTGGAGCGAAACCTTGTCCTTCTTGAAGGATGGGCGTTGTGACTTGACTCCATTACTGAATAAAACCGCTTCGCGGGAGCAATATTTGCACTTTAGTCAGGTGTATTTCCGCTCTCCTAATGTGCTGGTTTCGCTGAAAGAACAACCATTTTTGCAGGGGTTTGACAATATAGGTGGGCGTACTTTAGCTGTGCCTAAGGGATATCGATTGGCGGAATATATCCATCATTATTATCCCCAAGTTCGGACCATCACAGTGGATAGTGAACCTGAGGGGCTTGAGGCTGTGCTTGCTAAACGAGCGGATCTGTTTGTGGGGTCAATGTATTCCGTAAACGCCTATATCCAGCAAACGGGTTTTAATGACCTTAAAATTGCCGGTTGGGGTGGGCCTGAGGATGAATTACGCATAGGGGTCAGTTTAGGAAATGAGGCATTGTTGCCAATCATCAATCGAACCCTAGAGGCTATCGATGAACTGGAACGGATTGGGATTTATCGAAAATGGAATAATGTCACTATTATCGATGAAACCAATTATTTACTGATTTATCAAATTATTGCCGCGACCTTGCTTATAATCTTTATCCTTGGTTCGCGTACTTACTTAATGAGTCGGTATAACCATAGATTAACCGATAAGAACCAACAGCTAGAAAGATTGCATCAGCAACTTGAGGAGAAGAATACCGAGCTGGAGTTTTTATCGACCCACGATCCCCTGACCAAGCTTTACAACCGACATTACTTCAATCGACATTTTATGGATGATCATCGGGTATCTGAGCAGGTGGATCCCGGAATGTGCCTAGTGATGGTGGATATCGACTATTTTAAAGAAATTAATGACACCAACGGGCATACCATAGGCGATAAAATTCTTATCGAACTCTCAGTGCTGTTGCAACGCTGTGTGCGTGATAGCGATGTGGTCGCGCGTTGGGGCGGGGAGGAGTTTGTGATCCTTTGCCATCAATCTTCTATCCCCTTGGTGCAATCATTATGTCAAAGGATTGCAGGGACGATAAGGGAACATGAATTTAGTGATGGCGTACGTTTAACCTGCAGTTTTGGCATAGCAAAGCTGGTGGAAAATGAGCCGATGCAATCCTGTTTCGAGCGAGCCGACAGGGCGTTATACCAAGCTAAAGTGCAAGGCAGAGACCGAGTTTTTGTCGACGAAGTGCCCTAA